One Phoenix dactylifera cultivar Barhee BC4 unplaced genomic scaffold, palm_55x_up_171113_PBpolish2nd_filt_p 000602F, whole genome shotgun sequence genomic window, ACCTTAAAGGTTTGATTATGCATGTTGTCAATGCTTGCAATTTTTTTAGTCTTTTATTTGCTTTCTTTGGTGTGAGATGTTTGAGAATTTTCAACAAGAAGACATAATTCAAGTAGATAGATAAGGTTTTGATCAAGGAAAATGGTAGCATCCTGAACTGCCCAGTTCAGGGTGTATCGGACTTTATTGAGGGTGAAATGGCTTGGTTCCGCTCCTCAGTTTAAGAAACTCAGATgatggagggggagagggaaaaagaagagagacaaaaggatggagggaggagagggcgatggaggaagagggggagagagaggagaggtaggggggagagagggagagacatGCTGAGAGAGGTCCCAGTCTCttggagaaaggaagagagggcTTGGATGCCCTCCCTGTTTTCGAAATGAAATTaggatcttttttatttttgctgttTCTCAACAGAAGTCGGCAATAGTTTGCCGACTTGCTATAGTGAAGTCAACAAACTATTTGCCAACttcagttcaaaaaattcaaacaaaattACAGTTTGCAGCGGAACGGCACGATACGGATCCCTACCTTATCGTTCCGGTCGCCAACCGGTATGGGTTTCGGTGCCGGTTCGGTGAACTTTGGTTTGATATTTATATTGCAAGAATAGGTGAAATTATGGGGAAATTTTGAAGACCTAGTACTATTTCTATCAAATTATGATTAGTATGAATGAGCATTTCAGATGAAGGGAATCGttatgaaaataaatatatgtTGCCCTTGTTATAACCGCCCAAATCCCAATAGTTATAAAGCATCATGAGAAGCAGACTTGTGGCAGGCCAAATTGGAAAATTTGCTGCAGAATATGTTCTCACATCCCATAGGTCGGATCTCATTCCTTTTTTTAGCACTCTTATTAATTATTGTCATAGatattttagaattttgggATGTATGGAGCTGTAGTTATGATGCATAACTCAAGATATTTAGCACTTAAAGCAAGGCTATTTACAACTAAGAATTTAGCTGCAAATTTGAGTATACTGATTATTGTCCTTTATGTGGTTGCTGAACATATGCAAGCCATATTTCCTTACATGATTCGTAGCATTAATTTAAGTATACTGATTTTAATTCTTCAGGGAGTTGCATGTCACGTACAGCCTAATCCCCTTGCATGATTGCTAGCATAGTCTTAATCAAATGTCTAGTTAACAagacataaatattttcttcagGCTTTTGTTCGCCATGATCAATGAAGAATAAAATATTAAGCTATTTATTTAAGGGTAATTAAGATGATTGATCGATAAGTGATGTTTAAAAATTTAAAGAGACACTTTTATTAGCAAGGTTCGCCGGATCGACCTGTACTGGTGTACCGGTGAGCACCggttccggttcggtaccgacttggaataaaaaaaaagcaaaaaaaaaaacaacgcgTCTGCTGACGTGCGCAGACGCgtcaaatgccacagagtggcatttaatgccactgtACACTGCCTCGCGCGAGCGCGATTCCCTGCTGGGGAATCAGTCGCGGCGTGGTTCCTACGCGGGGAATCGCGCGCGGGCACGCATTCTCTGCTCGCACGTCCGCACGcgattcccaaaaaaaaaaaaaatcgccgCGCGCGGACGCGTTAAATGCCAATgtcactctgtggcattaagaGGCCCACGTGGGCGCTCTTCCCCGCGTGCGGGGTGCGCTGCCCCGCGCGCGGGCGCTCTTCCTCGCGCTCCCACGCGTGGAAAAATGTGGTTGGACCGGTCCTGGTTTGCACCGGTACAAGTACGGAACCAATCGATTCCGATTCAgtttgggtcggaaccgtttttATACGCTGTACCGTATCGGTGCCTGTCGGCACCGGTTCGGTCGACAAAACAATTTCCATCATACTTTTGAAGCTTGAACAAAGAttagattatttattttgaaaaagacaatatcCGTAGTAGCATCTGAATTTAAAAACAAATTAGTGACAAAAACATTTGCACAACTTGATATATGTTGACTGCCCACCACAAGAGTCCCAATTACGAGACCCCTTTAACAGAAGTAAGGATTTTCTAATTTTAGTAAGCTTGATTGCCACTGTACTTGTGGTTTTACTAACACTGGTAATCTTTTTTGGAAGGAAGAGAAAATTGAACATAATAGAGatgaacaagaaaaaaataacagAACTTGACGTGCGCAGACGCgtcaaatgccacagagtggcatttaatgccactgtACACTGCCTCGCGCGAGCGCGATTCCCTGCTGGGGAATCAGTCGCGGGCGTGGTTCCTACGCGGGGAATCGCGCGCGGGCACGCATTCTCTGCTCGCACGTCCGCACGcgattcccaaaaaaaaaaaaaaatcgccgCGCGCGGACGCGTTAAATGCCAATgtcactctgtggcattaagaGGCCCACGTGGGCGCTCTTCCCCGCGTGCGGGGTGCGCTGCCCCGCGCGCGGGCGCTCTTCCTCGCGCTCCCACGCGTGGAAAAAATGTGGTTGGACCGGTCCTGGTTTGCACCGGTACAAGTACGGAACCAATCGATTCCGATTCAgtttgggtcggaaccgtttttATACGCTGTACCGTATCGGTGCCTGTCGGCACCGGTTCGGTCGACAAAACAATTTCCATCATACTTTTGAAGCTTGAACAAAGAttagattatttattttgaaaaagacaatatcCGTAGTAGCATCTGAATTTAAAAACAAATTAGTGACAAAAACATTTGCACAACTTGATATATGTTGACTGCCCACCACAAGAGTCCCAATTACGAGACCCCTTTAACAGAAGTAAGGATTTTCTAATTTTAGTAAGCTTGATTGCCACTGTACTTGTGGTTTTACTAACACTGGTAATCTTTTTTGGAAGGAAGAGAAAATTGAACATAATAGAGatgaacaagaaaaaaataacagaattaatttttgtCTTTGAGAGATGATATCCGTGTGcttataattaaattttgtagTATGATTGATGGGCGAAGAAAGTCTGGCTACTTGATAGGACTTTATTGTCTCTGTTTGACTTCATTATGGTTACCTAATAAATCTTTAAGGAGAGATTACCACTAATGGCCATCTCTGAACAGGCTAAATCACCAACATAGAAGATAGACATAACCCAATATATCTATTCGTCTGTTGTTGCATGGGGCCCACATGCTTCGTCACTGGAAATAGTTGCCAATGAGATTGATCACCAAAACACTATATCTTCAATGTCTTGCCTTAATTTCTTGGTTAAGTACTAGAGAGATTTTTAATGTCAGAATTATCTCGAAATTATCTGAGGCAAAGTTTCTTTGCAAATAATCTGGAGATTTGTTTACCCCTTTTCTTGATGTGTGAGTAATGTTGATTGAATATGGCAATAGCTAATCTTTCCGTTTCTGAATTTCGGGCTTTAAAGTTTTGATTATGCACGCTGTTAATGCTTGTGTTTGTTTTTAGTCTTTTATTTGCCTTCTTGGTGTAAGATGTTTGAGAATTTCAAATGGAAGTCATAATTCAAGTAGATAGACAAGGTTTTGATATTTATATTGCAAGAATAGGTAAAGTCACAGAGGAAATTTGAAGATCTGGTGCTATTGCTTTCAAATTATGATTAGTATGAATGAGCATTCCGGATGATGGGAATTGTTATGAAAATAAAGTTATGTTGCCCTTGTTATAACCTCCCAAATCCCGATAGTTATAATGCAGCACGAAAAGCAGACTTGTGGCAGGGCAACATGGAAAATTTGCCGCAAAATATATTCTACACCTCCCATAGATCAGATCTCGTTCATATTCTTAACTATTAGGATGTGATATGGGGTTGTATAATAGCACTCTTGTTAATATTCATCATAGTTATTTTAGAATTGTGAGATGCATGTGTCTGTAGTTCTGATGAATAACTCAAGATATGTAGGACTTAAAGCTAGGCTATTTACAACTAAGAATTTAGCTGCAAATTTGAGTATACTGATTATAATCCTCTATGCGGTGCTGAACATATGCAGCCATATTTCCTTTTCGTAGCATAATTTTAGTACTGATTTTAATTGTTCAAGAGTTGCATGACACATACACCCTTATCCCCTTGCATGATTGCTAGCGTAGTCTTAATCAAATGTCACGTTAATGAGCCATCAGTATTGTCATCAGGCTTTTGCAATCCATGACCaattaagtataaaatattaagtTATTTGTACAAGGGTATTTGAGATGATGAATTGATAAGTGATGCTAAAAATTTATAGAGATGACTTTTTATAATCAGGAAAACAAAGTGGAGAGTTCTGATGTAAAACAACAAGGACAAGCTAAACTAAATGCTAGGTTATACTTGCTTTCATGATTCCAAATGCTGGCTGTAGCGATCAGCACATAACATGCTGGGTCCTTATCAGCACCTGGAATTAATTGGTGTGACACTATGAActcttttttgatatttttcatttgaaaagggattaatttttctttttttttgtttgggcaCGGCAGCAGCATGTACTGCACTAGTACCCACAGGCACCGATACTTGAAGCCTTGCTTGTTTTTATGAATTCTGATGTGGACGATTTGCATCACTGGCATATGCTCATTTTAAATGACCGGGAACTTTATCTGATACCAAATTGGTATTACTTAAAATAAGAAGCTTTCAGGAGGAGGAAAGTCTAGAAGGTATGATGAGCAGTGccttaaaaaaaagggggggggatATGATGGGAGGCCCAACAGATATTTCAAAGTATTGAGTTTCCATCTAGACATGATATAATGAGAAAGGAAAGTTTATGTGTAGGTATTGATAGGAAAGAAATAATAGATGGAACATTGACTTCTTTAAAAGTAGATGGTGGAgaccaaaaaaaaatggtgaacAAGAAGCATTAGAAAGAGAAGAATtagaagaggaaaaagaaggtaaagaaaaaagaagacaacgaaTAGATAGATGGATAGATATGTGGGGAGAAAAgagggtagagagagagagagagagtttaatCAATGCCACTGTTTCTAACTAGTTCATATCATTATTAAGATCTGGAGCTTTATAGAGACTATATAATGATTTGAAGCGAAATTTACCCAATTAGATTCCTTGTGACCCTAATAAATCCTGCTTAccccaaaaatttaaatttccgAACAAGTAAAGTCTCAACTTCTTATGTTTAGGAGTTTTAAACTAACCATATTTCTTGGATAACTATTCAAATTTTTATCACATTAATACACTAATAcatgtataaataaaaataaattttaagatcTAGGCTTATATATTCAGCATGTAATTTATTTATGCTTAATTTTAACTAGATCTGTTCAGAACTGGTGTTGATTAACATGGATATAGTTTGCTATGACTGCATGATTCATGGCTTCTTTATAGTTGGTGGTTTTTTAAACTGACAGACTTTTGTTGCTACCAATACACTTAATATTTTATTCACTGCGATAGCTATATGCATGTTAAGTACATGTAATCATTGTGCTGAAATATACTTTGGCATGTTGCTGATTTGTGATGCTTTCGGTGAAAATTGGTTGTTTAACTTATAGAATTGATGATCTATGAATTATATTAATGCTTTTCTTTTGCCCTAGATTCTTAGGTTGTCAAGGATGGCAGACACTAAATCTATTGGTAAGAGGTGGGAAGACATGGACATTGATGTCCTAGTGAAGATGTTCAAGGAATTGAACATGATTGAGCTGGCTCCAGTTTCTCAAGTTTGTCGGTCATGGCGCTTGGCTTGTTCAGATCCATTGATATGGAACACTCTTGATCTAGGGCTTTTGAAATCTAATTTTATTCCAACCAGGGCATCACCATACATCTGGGTGAATGAAAGGTCTGACCGGAGGCTGACACAAGTATTGAGGATTGCAATGGCGCTCAGTCGTGGAAATGTGACCTGCATGATATACCACTATAATCTATATATGAACGATGAGCATCTGAGTTACATTGTTGAGAGGTAACAATCCTAATAATTATGTACTGTTACCATAAGAAACATTTTTCTGGTTCATAATCTCTGAGAGAAATCAATATAAGGTCATAAGCTTCTCATAAATATTGTTTTTGGAATTACATTTTAACAAAGTTGTATGTCGCTACTACAACCAGAAAGTTTTCCTTATCAGTAGCtggcctttttctctttttacgTCACATGTCAGAACAGTGGTTTGATGCTATTTAATTAGATAATTACATAATATTGTATTAAAACAATTTGTTTTTATTTCTCTGCTTTTTTGGGTGAACTTTTATTTCTCTGTTTCATTAACTTATTCCTAGCAAATTTTTGAAGCGTGCCCTAAAGATTATGTATAACAGTGTAAGTTGCCTGTAATTTTCGAACCTGTGAAGAAGAGCATGACTCCAGGAAACAAAGGAAACACAATAATCGAGAAACAGTATTTACCAGGGACAAGCATCAAGATGCGTGAGTGATTTTATGTTCTCTTAACTGTAACCAATTTATGGTCAAACGGCAAGTGTTCATACCATATATGAGCACATATTATCTGttctttttataaaagaaattatGACATGGAAATACCCATATCGGTCGCACCAGTTGTAATGGTTATCTAGTGCAAACATTGTTAAATTCCTGTCAGATGCACTACAGTCAACATTGACCAGAAACAAATTTACTTACTTTATTTGTTGTGATTTTATCTTAGATTTGAATGATAATTATATGTTACTAAAATTGATATGTTTTCAAAACAGGTCTCCTCATCTCAAACGACTAGTTATGCCAGCTTGGAACCGCATCACTAAAGCTGGTATCCGTCGGGCTATACAGAGGTGGGAAAAGCTGGAATCGCTGACAATGCCTGCAATCGCTCATCCCCCTTATATCTTGGAAGCAATAAGCAGGAGCTGCAAAAACTTCTCAGAACTCAAGATCATGGGTACTTTTGATGTGTACTTTGCGTCAGCTATTGCTTCCAGTCTTCCAAAGCTGAAAGTGTTAAGCGTGCGATGCTCTATAATTTCAAAGGAAGCCCTGCTGCTTATTTTGAACGTCATGGATAATCTGGAGGTACTCAATATATCTCACTGCCTTCTGGAGGGGCACACAGCTGCAGGACAGAAACAGGTGTTCAGGGAACTAGACCACTCCATTTGTGAAAGAGCTTCCAGGTTACGTGAATTCTTCCACTGTCAGAGCAGCTCATGCACTACATGTCGGAGGATGATCAAGGATGAAGGTTTTATGAGGTGGTACCAGTATGAAACCTGGTTTTGGCGCCAGGATGAGGTGAGCTCTCTTGATTTGGGAGATTATGGAAGGTTGTTTGATGAGGACATGAGCAAAAGGTTGCAAGACTGATTCTCAGTgataatgcagaaaatattttgagGATGCCAACCTTCATCAGGGGGGTTTCCAAGTAGTTGTTCCTAATGAGCATACAGTCGTAACAGCTTTAAAACTCTTACATCTAGAGTTGTTTTAGGGCCTTCTTATATATGAGCAGCAGCATGATTTTGATGGTGTTTGGTATACTTGAGAAAGTAGGTATGGGTGGAGTAACTATTGCCACTATTTCTTATGATCCGAATGAATCAGTTTTTGAACAGAGGTAAATCTTTGCCTGCTAGGCAAGAGAATAGCAAGTTACAAATTCTATCTCGGTAGGATATATATTTCTATTATTATTAAACTAATAAATGAAAGTCCAAATTTTAACAAAGATATGAAATGAAGGAGAGGAGATAATTGTATAAAATAAAGGAAAGATATGAAATGAAGTCCAAAAGCATCCTAGAATAGGACTATTCGGATAAGTGCAAAATGTGAAGGAGAGGAGATAAATCTATTCCGATATTTTAGTGTGAGAGTTTTCCCGTGGAGTAGAGAAAATTGACCCTCTCCAATTAGTCTATTTGTCTTCATTCATTTTTTGAACACATCAAAAAGTGAGAGCAATTTCTTTATTATATGATGAAAACAAATTGTTGTGTAAATGAATGTACTCATTTATTTCTTGCACTTATCCCTTTaaccaaaaccaaaagaaaaaatatccTGTGAAATAGCCTATCCTTGTTATAGGGGGTATCCCTTCAAAACTTATATCCTCTACTACACACAACCTCTCCTCCACAAAAACATCCTTAGAGTTTGTCTAGGTGACGATATAAATCATAATGCTAAGAGGTTGGAATCTAAACTAATTTTACAAATAGATAATATTtggatttcaaaaaaatatttttggcccCTATTAATTGAATCTTGCATTTTATAACTCAAACCTTACGATTCAAAGCTTCTAAATCATAGAATGATTCTATTGGAACCCATGGCAGGTCCGGGTGCTTCTTCAATTGCTACATAGTTAGCATGTAGTTTGTTGTTATGTTGCGGATGCCTTCATAACTCAGGCTTGGGCTTGAGTGGTGGGCACTTTCAACTCCCAGGCCAAGCAcaagttagagagagagagagagagagagagagagaaagagagagagatcacgTCTTCAACAAATTGTAAAACTTGCAGAATCTGTGTCAAGACCCCAGCATACGGAGCCATTGAGGTTGGGATACGAAGAAAATAGCAGCAAAAAATTCTAATTGCAaatcattgattttttttttttctttttttataacaTAGATCATAATTGTAGTGACCTAGAGGTGCAAATGAATTAGATTAGACCGGATCATGAGTGATCCCGACCTAATCCGGTTCCTTGTTCGGATCCTAATGTTGGACCCAGATTTAACTCAATAAAAAATTAGGTCGGCTCGGGTTGTCTCTATGGCCAAAATTTTTGACCTAGCAGATCATTCGAGTAGGATCGGGTACATGTATAACCTGGTCCCAATTCGATAAGTTCGAATCTGGATTGGGTCCAGGTCGGACCTAAGTCACGCGTATAGCAATGAGTtacaaattttaatttattcactTTAAGGTTTATTTTTTTCCATGCTTTTCTCTCATGATTTGGGGTTTGGTATGTTCTTCAGAGTGGGAGATACCAATCTTGTTCAAATCCATTGGGTTTTTGAGATGATGTTACTGGATCCTCTGAATTATGTTGCTCGATTGTGTCAATTTTCTTGGTTTTCTTGATGTTCTTCAACTTCTGACCTGATTTGGGTCCCTTGGTTCGGTGTTCCAAGGAAATCTAGACTTTTTATTTGATAATAAGTCCATTCATTAATAGGAAGAAAGGCCAGAACCTTGTCAAACATTTTGTAAAATAGCTCCTAAAATGTCttttattaaaattattataCTTTCATTTTAGGCTTGCACAAAACTTATCTGGATTTCTTGTTCAAGCATGTTTAGCTAGAATGTTGTCTGgtttatataattttagaaaatattttttggaaaaatacTGAGGGATCTATGAAATAGGTTTCGAAAAACTATTTGCCTCAATACTGATTTGGTCCTCCAAACTCATGATCATATCAGGAAGTACATGTATTGCCTCCATCTTCCGTATTTTTTTAGTGAGGCACTTAGAAAGCAACATAGGTGTATCTTAAGTATCACTTAAAGATAAACCTTACACATGATCATCATGAGTAATCAAATGGCATCTGTTCATAATTGCAAGGCTTaactaaaaaaaaggaaattgaCATACCTAAATCAGCATCATCATTAGCCATTTGAACATCAATTTTACCATTAAGATTTTCTGAATCACTATCCGTTGAGCCAGACTAAATCTCCTGTGCCTTAATAACAACATCCATTGAATGAAATATCTCTTCACTAAATAAAGTTGGAAGCCCAAATTATTCTCTTTTCTCACCCTTTAAGCACCAATAGGCTTATTTGCTTAACaccaccacccccccccccccccccccccccccccccccccccctttcggGTGAATGGGTATTTTGGGTTCAGATCGGACCACGTCAAAACTCAATAAACTCAGACCCAACCCGAAATATGGAACGGTTCTAAATTTGGGACCCGACCCAGCCCCATAGGTCCTGAAATCGGGTTTGGATCGGGTCTACGCAGGTCGTTAGGATCAAGTCACAAGTCAGCCCAACGTATTTGCAGCCTTATAGTAACCTCATCAAATAATAATGTGCAGCACAACCAAAGTATGCACATTTCTGGGACACACCATTCTACTTAACTCAaacctcaaaaaaaaattagaaaagataaaaaaattagtGAAAATAGGGTTTAGGTCCTCACTAACTTTCAATTCAAGTGCATCAATCAGAAAATTTTGGGCGAATTCCTTAATCAGTCTGTCGGAATGAAATGCATTTCTCAACTATGGTATAAGGGCGAAGAACTGCAAGTGATTTTCTTGGCATTCAAACATGGAATTTGCATCTTTGATTGCACAATTTCCATGTCGGATTGTAAATCTAAGCAGCTGCTATGACATCCTATTTCTAAGCTCTTACCTCTCCATCTAGCAAATTTTGATTACAATAATTATATGTGTTGGGGGAAAGTATGTCACCACGCTTGCCCGAGCAGGGGCCGACCGAGCTGACCCCCTCCGAGCAGGGGCCGACCGAGCAGGGGCCGACCGAGTCGACCCCCTCCGACCTCTTCAACCTGGAAGCACCCGAATAGCTCTACCAACCCAAAGACGCCCCGACCTGCGCGCTGAGGTCACATCCTCCCACAGCACGACCGGAGGGCTACATTTTGCTTTCGTCAACGATTAATGTGTATGGGTCCTGTAGGcttccggttcactcaacaatcaaagcgtatggcacCTGCAGGCCCTCagcctactcaacaattaaagcgtatggcttcCGTTGCCTACGGACGTCGCGCCTCTTACGGCAAACCTGCTTGGTTACGAATGATGGAATGACTCCACGACGACTTAAGAGCTTTGGCCTAATCTCCTACAGTAACAGCATTGATTCACACGATCGAGCATTAATTTCTACTGCATGCCCAATTGTACGACAGACCATTTGctccatcacatcacaggtaacccagccccctctataaaaggggaacttcTCCGTTTTAGGGAGGGCCGGAAGATTTGAGACCTTGACTATTCATCGCTACAGTTCATCCAGATACTTGctctctctgacttaagcatcggagggccggcgccggaaaccccggccaccggcttcttgcagatcCCCTGGAGGACGCCGTGCACCATCGGACCGCCACTCTCCGATTctcaccggagctcctcctttctGGCCCTTttgtcgcccccgggtccaaattccagcaacaatatGTAATAATCTTTTCCTGGCATATAATGTATTTGCTCTGCACTTTTCAATATACCACGCCATGCAAGAAGCTTGCATGTGAGTTGCTACCCTCCATGAACTGGTACTCCCTTGATTGTCCTTGCCTGGACTCCAGCTAGTTACGAACAGATGTCCCGGGAGATTTAGGaggaaattattttaaattttaaggcACACAGGTCACCTGTCGGAGTTGCATGCATATCTAAATTTCACCTCCACGTCGTACGTACTTGATACATCAATTTGGAAATCAAATTCTCAATCGCCATTCAATCTGATAGAGAGTTCGGATCCGTTAaattctgtctttttgtctaaGTTTATCTTGGTAATTCACCTACCTTCCACTTAAATGGGTCCCATTAATCAATAGCGGGTGGTCCAACAAGCCATAGACAGGATTGAAGTGGATGATTTACCTGAAACAAATGATGGATTTGATTTACTAGGAAGAGATTGAACCTAGCTATAAACATATTAGAAAGGATCCAACATCAGCATAAACACCACCATAGCTGTAAATAAtccattgcttttttttttttttgctttaaaaaaggaggaagagggaggaagggacaaaccCACCCCTGCATAGCAGCCTCCACTACGCCAGGAGAATATTCGATGCGGATAGAAATGAccatgtgttgggcaccccggccggttttactcataccattTTCATCCGTGGGCCGGCTTAGTGATCCCTCTAAGTTCTGGCACGAACTTTtcatgtgagtacgtcacatctgGCATCACCGAAGCTGCCAGTGGACTAGTAACCCTTCCAAATTCCGTGTCCAAGCAGGGTGCATCCGGTCTTctcaatttaatcgacgccgtTTCGAAATCGGAACTACTTGGTTAAAAGTATGGCTCCATTCTGCTGAGCTACCACCTCAATGGCATCCATTGCTCTTCGGGAGCATATATGACGGTGGTCGGAAAAAAAGATTTGCACTGTAAGTTCAAAAATTAAGTTCTAAACTTTTAGCCACCGCATCCATGCTCGACCATCTTCCCGACGTACGAAACAACGTATTCTGCTGTCGGGTCTGCATGTCGGTGAGTTTTATTGTCTGGGACACAAGTGCAGACAAAATGCATCACTGCTGACGTTTCTCCGTCCACGAGAATCAACCACCCAAACCCATGTGGCCTGCATAGAAATTATATCGGCCTTACCAGCCGGCGGCGAGCGAAGACGTGGACGGAAGCAAGATTCAGAATAATGACAGTTGTTG contains:
- the LOC103696496 gene encoding F-box/LRR-repeat protein At3g48880-like — encoded protein: MADTKSIGKRWEDMDIDVLVKMFKELNMIELAPVSQVCRSWRLACSDPLIWNTLDLGLLKSNFIPTRASPYIWVNERSDRRLTQVLRIAMALSRGNVTCMIYHYNLYMNDEHLSYIVERSPHLKRLVMPAWNRITKAGIRRAIQRWEKLESLTMPAIAHPPYILEAISRSCKNFSELKIMGTFDVYFASAIASSLPKLKVLSVRCSIISKEALLLILNVMDNLEVLNISHCLLEGHTAAGQKQVFRELDHSICERASRLREFFHCQSSSCTTCRRMIKDEGFMRWYQYETWFWRQDEVSSLDLGDYGRLFDEDMSKRLQD